The following nucleotide sequence is from Erinaceus europaeus chromosome 8, mEriEur2.1, whole genome shotgun sequence.
cgctgaacatgggcgttgactggtcggtccatactcccagtctgcctctctctttccctagtaggatgggtctctggggaagcggagctccaggacacattggtggggtcttcagtccagggaagcctggccggcatgctgatgacatctggaacctcgtgactgaaaagagagttaacatacgaagccaaacaaattgttgagcaatcatggacccaaagcttggaatagtggagaggaagtgttagggaggtactcactgcaaactctagtgtacttttgctttcaggtatatattttgcagttgttTACGGATAcgtttgaacatatgctctctctcatagaaactggtgtatatctaggttttgggactttgttagaaagtgaaccacctgagatggaattagagtatactatgaaaggaaaggtctcacccgagtaatgaagctgaagggttgtcattccacacatgaagtctctggacacagtctgaagtgaagcatgttgaggtggcaatcgttgtgttggttaggttgtgatcagcagatgcagtatcatttgatttggattgggagaggcatacgggaaagtgggccctatccaatggttccaggactgggggaagtaggagctctatagtggagatgtgaggttcctgctgtctcagggttcaaaaagacaatcgatagttaatgttatcatcacattaattggtaattgggttaactttgaaaagtccttttgttagggtttgctgtacagtacccagtatcttgtatatagttgtgctattggttgcttacaAATtcctcttttacttatttatttttaatttctttattgggggattaatggcttaccattgacagtaaaatacagtactttgtacatgtccctgtttttcatataacaatacaacccccactaggtcttcctccaccatcatgttccaggacctgaacccttcccaccccaccccagagtcttttactttggctcaATGcgctcctcttttatttttatgagattatATCTCATTGCAATTACTTCGTATTTTTGGTTTAAAGAAAGCATATCTCTTGTGGGAATAGGTAGTCTGTTTACCCTGGAACTCATAAGGGAGGGATGCATAGAACTGACACCAGCATATGCTCCCTAACTATAGGCACCTGATTCTCTAGGAAGTTTTATAATGGAGtcaaataataaacttattagcaGTGAATTTTGTATTTTTCATCATTGCTCTAGTACTTTGCCTGATGTTATATTAAAAACTCAAAACAGTTGATGAATTACTGAGTAAGTGAGTGGCTACTCAGATGACTTAAATTTTTCTGGTACACCTTTTTTGTCAAATTGGTTAAAATGAAGGCAGAGTTTATTGAAAACTGTTCAGTtggggccgtgtggtggtgcacctggttaagtgcacatgttacaatgcacaaggacccaggttcgaatccccaggccccacctgcagggggaaagctttgtgagtggtgaagctgtgctgcaggtgtttctctgtctctttttctatcacccccttccctctggatttctgcctgtctctatccaataaataaaataaagataattaaaaaaaaaaattaaagagtcacggtagtgcagcgggttaagtgcacatggcacaaagtgcaaaggctggcgtaaggatccgggttcgagcccccaattccccatctgcacgggagtcacttcacaggcagtgaagcaggtctgcaggtgtctgtcctcctctccctttctgtcttcccctcctctctccattttctctctgtcctatccaagacgacgacatcagtagtaacaacaaaattaataactacaacaataaaatgagggcaacaaaagggaataaataagtaaatatttttaaaatttttaaaaagaaaactgttgtAGATAATGTTTTGAAAACAATTGTTTTTTATACTATTTGAAGAATCCCAGTTGTGTCCTGGGTGTGAGATAAAGCATGTTCAGGATGATATGGCCATAGACATGGGTTATCTTCAGAACTTTACTTCTACACTTCTTTTATtgctttatgatttatttatttatttatttatttatttatttatttactaatgatggAGAAAAAACTGAAAACTGAAGCATTACTCAGGTATATTAAATGCCAGGGACTAAACGCAGgaactcatacttgagagtccagcactttatgcactgtgccaccttcggGGTTTTAACTACTAAAATTCTTATAAGAAGTCTACTCTTAATAAAATGTGTGACATGGAAGGTTTTGTCTTATCTTCTAAGAAAACAACATTCTGTGAGTAACTTAGATTGTCCCTTTACTAGTTTGTAATTAGATGGCGCTATTACACTTTGTCTAGAATTCTGTAAAGTTTAAAAGCGTGACTTTTTTTATATTCagaaagaaaatacaacccaacatcTCATCACACAACAACAGATCATATTCCTGAAAAGAAGTTTAAATCTGAAGCTCTTTTATCTACACTTACATCAGATGCCTCTAAGGAAAATACACTAGGTATGCTTACTGTCTTAAATGTAAATGTTACTGTCTTAAATGTAATTCTTTTGTTTGCACAATAATAAGAGGAAATGAAAGTATTTAGAATTGATGAATCTATACAAATTTGTTAACTGTTGAAAACCTACatatggaggaagaaaaaagatgtgACATGAAAATTTTATAGTAATGTGAAAATTTGAATTTAATGATTATATCTCTGCTGGGAAATTATAGTTTGAAGCTTAGTAACATTATGTTCTCtaaccatttttatttcttctttaattctaCACAGGTTGTCGAAATAATAACTCTACAACTTCTTCCAACAATGCTTACAACGTGAATTCTTCCCAGCCTTTGGCATCCTATAATATTGGTTCATTATCTTCAGGAACTGGTGCAGGGGCAATTACCATGGCAGCCGCTCAAGCAGTTCAAGCTACAGCTCAGGTAAAGTGGAAAGATTTGGAAACAGAATAGTAACTTTTGTCAGAATCTTTGGCAAACTCTACAGAAGTGGTAAGAGAGGCTTTTAAGTCCATGCATGATGATGGGAGAAAAGGACCCAGGATGGGGATGCAGAAAacggagaaattttacacatataccaacagcagtatctactgtaaaccatcaatcccttaggaaaataaataaataaataaataaataaaaagaaatagctagctctgaaaaaaataatctttttttcttaattctataGCTTTACTTTAAAATCATAGCTTTATGATAGCTGAGATtttgtttaaagaaataaaatgcggggcaggggtagatagcataatggttatgcaaagagactctcattcctgagtctctgaggtcccagtttcaatctcttgcaccaccattagccagagctgagcagtgctctggtataaaaaaaaaaaaaagaaagaaagaaaagaaaagaaaaagaaaaagaaaaaaagaaatgaaatgaaaacgctgaggccaggcagtggcacacccagttaagtgcacatattgccaagAACAAgaaccctgggttcaagcacctgctccccacctgcaaggggtctgcttcataagcagtgagggagctctgcaggtgtctgtctttctctcctcctcatcctgtctcaatttctctctgtcctatctaaaaatagggggaaaaaggaaaaaatggccaccagaagtggtggattcatagtgctggcactgagccccagcaataaccttggtgacaataaaaaaataaaggaagaaaaatagaaagaaatgaaaatgcagAAATTGTGATGTTGATAGTGAAAAGGTAGATTTCTACAACCTCACAAAGTCCCCTTCACCCAATGCCTGATGCCAGTGTTCCTGGCGATACTCTGTAGCAACCATTAGGAGAGTATTCCTTGAAATTCAGGACTTTCTCTATCATCACAGAATTGTAGTTGCCTGGAGTCTATTTGCTTCTGttcaatttatctttgttctaGATTAATTTACATATCCTGTAGTTACTTAtttttgtaatgtgtgctcaaccaggtgcaacaccacccagcccattaCTTATTTTAAATTGCATAACAATGTCTTCAAGTgcgctgggtagtggtgtacctggtcaaGCATTagcattaaagtgcacaagaccagggttcaagcccctggtccctacctatagggggatttttcataagtggtgaagcaggtcttcgggtgtctttttgtctctttttttcccctctcgatttctccttgtctctcaacTAAATCATAATattcaaatcttttttaaaaatgtctttacagTATTTACATAAAATTATTTGAATCCCAATGATGAAAATAAAAGCTTAAACAAAAATAACATGTTATAAGCTGAAAGATTTGAAAATCAAAAtctgtatatttatgtatattaacaCTATCAATGACTATCTATTTAAGATGAAAGAAGGACGGAGAACATCAAGTTTAAAAGCCAGTTATGAAGCATTTAAGAATAATGACTTTCAGTTGGGAAAAGAATTTTCAATGCCCAGAGAAACAGCTGGCTATTCATCATCGTCAGCGCTCATGACTACTTTAACACAGAATGCCAGTTCATCAGCAGCCGATTcaaggagtgggagaaagagcaaGTAAGTTATATTATTATAGGAAGCATGTATCTTTTCTAAGAACCCAATGTTTTGATATCCTGCTGGTTTTCCATATAATCAGCAAAGACTGCACATAATGGATCAAGATGACCTTTGGGGAAGTGAGGAGGCATGACATTTTCTGCCATCCTTCGATTGGGTAAAGTCTTCAAAAAGTGTTAACTTTTACGTTtttctgaaatcttttttttttcctctggcataTTGAATAAATATTGATTTCTAagattacaagttaataggacTATAGTTTAACACCAtagccaccaaaggtctgtgtccccacagcCTACCCAGGTTAGTGGACCTGAAAATTCATTccctccccagaatcttttattttggggcaatactccaaactctgctcaagttctgcattgtgtttccctttctgttcttatttctcaaattctgtctgtgggtgagatcatcctatattcatccttctctttctggtttaactcactcaacacgattccttcaagctctgtccaagatgaaaaaggtgaattcattgtttttaacagctgagtagtattccattgtgtatataatactacaacttcctcagccactcatctattgttggacacgtatgttgcttccaagttttgttaattacaaattgtgttgctgtgaacagaggtatacacatatcttttggggTGGATATGTTTGATTCCCTAGGATATATTCCTAAGAGGTAAGTTGCTGGGTCATAAGTGAGGTCCATTTTTATcctactgagagttctccagactgctctccgctgggggggtgtggggggggcaggttggaccaattgacatttctaCTAGCAGttggggagggttcctttgcccccactacctctccagtatttgttgttgctattatttctgatgtatgatgttcTCAAAGGGGTGAAGCtgtatctcattcttgtctttatttgcatttatctgacaatcaaagacatggaacttttttttttcctttctcaattttttattagagatttaatattgctttacaaaattataacaggggtataattccacaccattcccacaaccagagttctgtgtcccctttccatccattgaaaactgcattagttctcccaagatcacaaataggggttgactattatttctataactacatattaacaaataaatagatatagatatatatgcccTTTtacttttcctatggtcctatctTCTCAATCTCAATGGATTACTTTAATTTAAGACTAAATATCAATTATTCTATGCCACTGAATAGTATATAACATCTTAGGAGTTACTTTCAGGTAAATTTTTCTGGATGATAAGTAAttaaaattgatatatatatttttttagaaacaacaacaaatcttCAAGTCAGCAGtcatcatcttcctcctcctcttcttccttatcATCATGTTCTTCATCATCAACTGTTGTACAAGAAATCTCTCAACAAGCAACAGTAGTACCAGAATCTGATTCAAACAGCCAAGTTGATTGGACCTATGACCCAAATGAACCACGATACTGCATTTGtaatcaggtaaaaaaaaaaaatcttgtaaattTATATAGGAGCATAAATTGAACAAGCTAGGAGAAAGGTAACATATATTCTAGATATTCTTTACTGCATTTAAAGACCTTTTACTTTTTTTGGTCTATTTTTCTCTGCGTTTCATTAAATGAGTTTGCTTAAATTCGTAGAATTTAAAGAAAATGTAAGTTGTACACAATCTAAACCTTCAGATATAACTTATGTTACACATTCTCTTTTGTTAATAATGTACACATTCTGACATACCACTACTTTATAACCCATATATATGTTGTCTTTTCTGTTGAATTGTCATAACAAAATACCATAGATAAAGTAggtgacttaaaaaaaaggggagatgTATTATTTTTCTCACAGTCTGGAAACCAAGAAGTCacacataaattaattaattctttaGCTGGTGAGAGCTCTCTTTTTAGGCTTGAAAATGGCCACATTGCTATGTCCTCATAtaggaggtgggggtaggggaatatctggtctctctttttctcctataAGGGTAGCAATCCTAGGCAGTTAGGATTCCACCCCATGTCCTCCTATAACCTGTCTAACTTTATCTCCAAATATAACCTACTGAGAATAAAAACTTTAATACATGAATTTGAGGAATGGGGAGGTATAGATATTGATTTAATAGTATATAGGTACATAGATAAACGCATATATGCTTTTGAGTTTTACAGTTGGAATCATGGTTTATCTTTTAGTTACTGAATCATGTATACTGACGATTTTTCTTTCCGAACATTTTTTAAGTTCTCACATTTATATATAATACTTCTTTTTGCTTGGCTCTGTTCTTATGCGGTGCTATAATTTATGTAACCACTTTAGGTTAAATGATTTAGGTGTAAATCACTTTAGAGTTTTCAGTGCTTTAAAATTACTCATAGCATTATGatagatttttatatattttatatcttatttctagaacttccattaaaaataaaaccattatAAATATTTGATACAAATTACCAAATTGTCTCCTAAAGTTTATTATGAAAAATTGATGAACATGCTTGTTTTCTAAACATCCAATTCTGGATATTATTCTCTCTTTAAAACTTTCTACCAGGCTGGGgagaaatggttatgcaaaaacctttcatccctgaggctcagaagtttcaggttcaatccctaacaccaccataagacagagctgagcagtgttctggtttgtgtgtttttctgtgtctgtctgtcttctctgtctttttctctctgcccttctctatgtatctctttcattaaaaatacataaataaaagtttgATAGATTAGTATCAtgtaataattttaatattaatttacattaATAGTAAGGTGGGTCCTTCttgacaatttttattttttgaattaacTGTTAAAGGTGTTAActcttttcctattatttttgtcatatataatctgaatatttttctttgcttttttatttcagTAATTTCAATTTCGTATAATAATGACTGTCAGTCTTCTTATGTTGTTAGCCATGAATACATGGCTTAGGAagccccttttctcttttctcctataAATATACCTtgcatttcttcttatttttaaatagctttgtctgattatttttatgttttaatttctgtctGCAGTTTGTTGTATTTAATAGTCTGACTTGCCAGTTTAGTTTTTAAGAATTTGCCATTTATGCTAGCTGGTACACTATAACCTGACATATTTTTGACATCAATGATTACTAAAAGAATATTTGGGGAATAAAAGTTGGTTgtatgcaaaaaacaaacaaacatttcatCCTAGATTTCTGCTTTATGATTAAAAGACAGAAGGTAATGGAATATATACTACAATTTTAAAGCTGCTTATCTTTGAGGTAGAAGTCTGAGTGCCTTCTCTAATAATACAGTGGGTGTTGGGcctagataggataatggttatgccatagagattctcatgcctgaggctccaaagtcccaagtttaatcccccacaccaccataatccagagctggcaattgctctggtaaaaagaaaaaaatatatacacacacacacaca
It contains:
- the ING3 gene encoding inhibitor of growth protein 3 isoform X1; translated protein: MLYLEDYLEMIEQLPMDLRDRFTEMREMDLQVQNAMDQLEQRVSEFFMNAKKNKPEWREEQMASIKKDYYKALEDADEKVQLANQIYDLVDRHLRKLDQELAKFKMELEADNAGITEILERRSLELDTPSQPVNNHHAHSHTPVEKRKYNPTSHHTTTDHIPEKKFKSEALLSTLTSDASKENTLGCRNNNSTTSSNNAYNVNSSQPLASYNIGSLSSGTGAGAITMAAAQAVQATAQMKEGRRTSSLKASYEAFKNNDFQLGKEFSMPRETAGYSSSSALMTTLTQNASSSAADSRSGRKSKNNNKSSSQQSSSSSSSSSLSSCSSSSTVVQEISQQATVVPESDSNSQVDWTYDPNEPRYCICNQVSYGEMVGCDNQDCPIEWFHYGCVGLTEAPKGKWYCPQCTAAMKRRGSRHK